From the genome of Halostella limicola, one region includes:
- a CDS encoding DsrE/DsrF/TusD sulfur relay family protein, with protein sequence MAHLGFLLTGGPFDSERWRTAYELGRAALDEGHEVSYFHYLDGALVPVEGQSFPDCSDSGLYTEMPTEKFQELVDDGADVICCGLCVDARGIDAPDDYPEGVEVGLLPDLADIVGEADRVVSL encoded by the coding sequence ATGGCACACCTGGGGTTTCTCCTCACCGGCGGCCCGTTCGACAGCGAGCGGTGGCGAACGGCGTACGAGCTGGGAAGGGCGGCGCTGGACGAGGGTCACGAGGTCTCGTACTTCCACTACCTCGACGGCGCTCTCGTCCCGGTCGAGGGGCAGTCGTTCCCGGACTGCTCCGACAGCGGCCTGTACACCGAGATGCCGACGGAGAAGTTCCAGGAGCTCGTCGACGACGGCGCCGACGTGATCTGCTGTGGCCTCTGCGTCGACGCGCGCGGCATCGACGCGCCCGACGACTACCCCGAGGGCGTCGAGGTCGGGCTCCTCCCAGATCTGGCGGACATCGTCGGGGAAGCGGACCGGGTGGTCTCGCTATGA
- the yqeC gene encoding selenium cofactor biosynthesis protein YqeC produces the protein MRLSDALELGDRELVAFVGAGGKKTAMRRLASEGDERGRDVGYTTTTQMPPPPDLPLTVTDLNAHPYALAEREPPVAFAREWVRDPERVDRKVRGFDPSTLKSAFDRGTFDWLLVKADGARMREFKAPGSGEPVVPEGTTRVVPVASVAAVGEPLTAEAVHRPERVASIAGCSVGDTITPEVVGAVLASRDGGLKHAPDSATVTPVVNKADTPDARETARAILERAFEGTARFSRGLVTSFEADVCLAVDGRPPRRRA, from the coding sequence ATGCGACTGTCCGACGCGCTGGAGCTCGGCGACCGGGAGCTCGTCGCGTTCGTCGGGGCCGGCGGGAAGAAGACGGCGATGCGGCGGCTCGCGTCGGAGGGCGACGAGCGCGGCCGCGACGTGGGCTACACGACGACCACGCAGATGCCGCCCCCGCCCGACCTCCCGCTGACGGTGACGGACCTGAACGCGCATCCGTACGCGCTCGCCGAGCGCGAGCCCCCGGTCGCGTTCGCGAGGGAGTGGGTGCGCGACCCGGAGCGGGTCGACCGCAAGGTGCGGGGCTTCGACCCCTCGACGCTGAAGTCGGCGTTCGACAGGGGGACGTTCGACTGGCTCCTCGTGAAGGCCGACGGCGCGCGCATGCGGGAGTTCAAAGCGCCCGGCTCCGGCGAACCGGTCGTGCCGGAGGGGACGACCCGCGTCGTCCCGGTCGCCTCCGTCGCGGCCGTCGGGGAACCGCTCACGGCGGAGGCGGTCCATCGCCCCGAGCGCGTCGCGTCGATCGCCGGGTGCTCCGTCGGCGACACGATCACCCCGGAGGTCGTCGGAGCGGTGCTCGCCAGTCGGGACGGCGGACTGAAGCACGCGCCCGACTCGGCGACCGTCACGCCGGTCGTGAACAAGGCCGACACGCCCGACGCGCGGGAGACCGCGCGGGCGATCCTGGAACGCGCGTTCGAGGGTACTGCCCGGTTCTCGCGGGGGCTCGTGACGTCGTTCGAGGCGGACGTCTGCCTCGCCGTGGACGGCCGCCCGCCCCGTCGACGGGCCTGA
- the selD gene encoding selenide, water dikinase SelD, whose product MADTPDDGPVRLTEYADLHGCSCKVGQGELDSLLGEAGLTEDRDELLFGVGEDAAARRLTDDLALVSTVDFFTPIVDDPYDFGRVAACNAASDAFATGATENLDCLVVLGLPRAVTEAAPAILAGITDAIDRMGGVVAGGHTITNPWPFAGGAVSATAAPEDLLTSRGATPGDRLYLTKPLGTQSAMGALRVSDDEFGDLVRETAGRPVERIGNEALAWMTTPNRDAAAAARGLATAATDVTGFGLAGQARVLAENSGVGVEVTRLPVVAGSPELSRLFGYGLEDGESAETSGGLLLSVPDERAADLEARLDDAGVFYWRVGRVTEGSGVALSDPTIERISR is encoded by the coding sequence ATGGCCGACACCCCCGACGACGGGCCCGTCCGCCTCACCGAGTACGCCGACCTGCACGGCTGTTCCTGCAAGGTCGGCCAGGGCGAACTCGACTCGCTGCTCGGGGAAGCGGGCCTGACCGAGGACCGAGACGAGCTCCTGTTCGGCGTCGGCGAGGACGCCGCGGCGCGGCGGCTGACCGACGACCTGGCGCTGGTCTCGACGGTCGACTTCTTCACCCCGATCGTCGACGACCCGTACGACTTCGGCCGCGTCGCCGCGTGCAACGCCGCCAGCGACGCCTTCGCGACCGGGGCGACGGAGAACCTCGACTGTCTCGTCGTCCTCGGGCTCCCGCGGGCGGTGACCGAGGCGGCGCCCGCGATCTTGGCCGGCATCACCGACGCCATCGACCGGATGGGCGGCGTGGTCGCCGGCGGTCACACGATCACGAACCCGTGGCCCTTCGCCGGCGGGGCCGTCTCGGCGACGGCCGCGCCCGAGGACCTGCTCACCTCGCGCGGGGCGACGCCCGGCGACCGCCTGTACCTCACGAAACCGCTGGGGACGCAGTCGGCGATGGGCGCGCTCCGCGTCTCCGACGACGAGTTCGGTGACCTCGTGCGGGAGACCGCGGGCCGGCCCGTCGAGCGGATCGGCAACGAGGCGCTGGCCTGGATGACGACCCCGAATCGCGACGCCGCCGCGGCCGCGCGGGGCCTCGCGACCGCGGCGACGGACGTCACCGGGTTCGGCCTCGCCGGGCAGGCCCGGGTCCTCGCGGAGAACTCCGGCGTCGGGGTCGAGGTGACGCGGCTACCGGTCGTGGCGGGGAGCCCGGAGCTCTCCCGGCTGTTCGGCTACGGGCTGGAGGACGGCGAGAGCGCGGAGACGAGCGGCGGCCTGCTGCTGTCGGTCCCTGACGAGCGCGCCGCCGACCTCGAAGCGCGCCTCGACGACGCCGGCGTCTTCTACTGGCGGGTCGGCCGCGTCACGGAGGGATCCGGTGTCGCGCTCTCGGACCCGACGATAGAGCGGATCAGTCGCTGA
- a CDS encoding (2Fe-2S)-binding protein gives MQIEIDLNGERRTFDAAKSDVLLDVLRRNGYTGPKRGCDTGACGFCTVQIDGDPAMSCVTPVAKVDGASVETIEGLGDQSDLHPIQEAFVDNSALQCGFCIPGMIMRSKALLEENPDPTETEVREALSDNLCRCTGYKKIVEAVLDAADRMDGDAPVAADGGRDPVDCAAPQCPHVDGDAE, from the coding sequence ATGCAAATCGAAATAGATCTCAACGGAGAACGACGGACGTTCGACGCGGCGAAGTCGGACGTCCTGCTGGACGTGTTGCGTCGGAACGGCTACACGGGCCCGAAGCGGGGGTGCGACACGGGGGCGTGCGGCTTCTGTACGGTGCAGATAGACGGCGACCCGGCGATGTCCTGCGTTACGCCGGTCGCGAAGGTCGACGGGGCGTCGGTAGAGACGATCGAGGGGCTGGGCGACCAGAGCGACCTCCACCCCATTCAGGAGGCGTTCGTCGACAACTCGGCGCTCCAGTGCGGCTTCTGCATCCCGGGGATGATCATGCGCTCGAAGGCGCTGCTGGAGGAGAACCCGGACCCGACGGAGACGGAGGTGCGGGAGGCGCTCTCGGACAACCTCTGTCGGTGCACCGGGTACAAGAAGATCGTCGAGGCCGTGCTCGACGCGGCGGACCGGATGGACGGCGACGCACCGGTCGCGGCCGACGGCGGGCGGGACCCGGTCGACTGCGCGGCCCCGCAATGCCCACACGTGGACGGTGATGCGGAATGA
- a CDS encoding DsrH/TusB family sulfur metabolism protein translates to MLYLIDEPMADIGLRTAAGDPEAVVVLLQDGVYLTPEIDADLYAVEKDVAVRGVDLPTEIESVSYDAVVELIVENEVKNFA, encoded by the coding sequence ATGCTGTACCTGATAGACGAACCAATGGCCGATATCGGACTCCGAACAGCCGCCGGCGACCCGGAAGCCGTCGTCGTCCTGCTACAGGACGGCGTCTACCTGACGCCCGAGATCGACGCGGACCTCTACGCCGTCGAGAAGGACGTCGCCGTCCGGGGCGTCGACCTCCCGACGGAGATCGAGTCGGTGTCATACGACGCCGTGGTGGAACTGATAGTCGAGAACGAGGTGAAGAACTTCGCATGA
- a CDS encoding xanthine dehydrogenase family protein molybdopterin-binding subunit, giving the protein MSDAEETQERNDGPVGERAEEEAAETDAFPGDGEGESEVPEDERTPREDRDHLTEDVEKDDARKIVTGEARYTADYRERFPDLAAGTVIRSDVAHGYVTDIDASEAEAMDGVYAVITPWDDVVPDKAYSSSGQSYPEPSPWDLRVLREHVRFVGDPVAAVAAVDGETADRAARKVDVEYEELEPVLDPERATDPDAPQLFDPDEVENKQTGADYERNLESHFEGEIGDVERAFERADDERVIETEWDTPYQSHCVPEPHTTIAHTDEDDRYSFITATQVPFHTRRQIAHLFDVPIRDVRVKKPRIGAGFGAKQEMAIEPIAFALHLAADRPVKLEMTRREEFYALRFRHPMDMRMKTAVSEDGDIEAMDLYTLSNSGAYGTHGMTVANNVGTKPLPLYPRVPNVRFEGDVVHTNLPMGAAMRGYGAPQGHFAVEAHMDEVARRLDLDPIAFRERNAVREGDVDRSVAILKDGDRFAREIRSCGLRECIERGREAVGYDEIEQPEADHLHRGVGMALIAQGSGVAGRELGAAQIKMNEDGSFHLQVGGVDTGTGADTMFSQVAAEVLGCEPEDVVVTAADTDLTPFDYGAYASSTTYISGRAVKNAAEDARDRLLHWAAKLLDEPASTLATGDGEVYSEATGESVTLEEIGYEATYGHDEREHILGKGNHSTDESPPPYGAQFVDVTVDEDTGEYEINEMVFAADCGVAINPALVEGQIEGGEHMSLEFATSGGLEFDDEGNPEVLGFRGYGMPRTTDHPPMETIVVETHEPTGPFGAKSIAELPTNGVPPALSNAIRDAVGVRVTSLPITAEKVKDALDAR; this is encoded by the coding sequence ATGAGCGACGCGGAGGAGACACAGGAACGTAACGACGGACCCGTCGGCGAACGGGCGGAGGAGGAGGCCGCGGAGACGGACGCGTTTCCGGGGGACGGCGAGGGCGAGAGCGAAGTGCCGGAGGACGAGCGGACACCCCGCGAGGATCGGGACCACCTGACCGAGGACGTCGAGAAGGACGACGCCCGGAAGATCGTCACCGGCGAGGCGCGCTACACGGCCGACTACCGCGAGCGCTTCCCCGACCTCGCCGCGGGGACGGTGATCCGCAGCGACGTCGCCCACGGCTACGTGACCGATATCGACGCGAGCGAGGCCGAGGCGATGGACGGCGTGTACGCCGTGATCACGCCGTGGGACGACGTGGTGCCGGACAAGGCATACTCGAGTTCGGGCCAGTCCTACCCCGAGCCCAGCCCGTGGGACCTGCGCGTCCTCCGGGAGCACGTCCGGTTCGTCGGCGACCCCGTCGCGGCGGTCGCCGCGGTGGACGGGGAGACGGCGGACCGCGCGGCCCGGAAGGTCGACGTGGAGTACGAGGAGCTGGAGCCCGTCCTCGACCCCGAGCGGGCGACTGACCCCGACGCGCCGCAGCTGTTCGACCCCGACGAGGTCGAGAACAAGCAGACCGGCGCCGACTACGAGCGCAATCTCGAATCGCACTTCGAGGGGGAGATCGGCGACGTCGAGCGCGCGTTCGAGCGCGCGGACGACGAGCGGGTGATCGAGACGGAGTGGGACACGCCGTACCAGTCCCACTGCGTCCCCGAGCCCCACACCACGATCGCCCACACGGACGAGGACGACCGGTACTCGTTCATCACGGCCACGCAGGTCCCCTTCCACACGCGCCGCCAGATAGCGCACCTGTTCGACGTGCCGATCCGCGACGTGCGGGTGAAGAAGCCGCGCATCGGGGCCGGGTTCGGCGCGAAACAGGAGATGGCGATCGAACCGATCGCCTTCGCGCTCCACCTGGCGGCGGACCGACCCGTCAAGCTGGAGATGACCCGGCGCGAGGAGTTCTACGCGCTGCGGTTCCGCCACCCCATGGACATGCGGATGAAGACGGCGGTGTCCGAGGACGGCGACATCGAGGCGATGGACCTCTACACGCTGTCGAACTCCGGCGCGTACGGGACCCACGGCATGACCGTCGCGAACAACGTCGGGACGAAGCCGCTCCCGTTGTACCCGCGGGTACCGAACGTCCGGTTCGAGGGGGACGTCGTCCACACGAACCTCCCGATGGGGGCGGCGATGCGGGGGTACGGCGCACCCCAGGGCCACTTCGCGGTCGAGGCCCACATGGACGAGGTCGCGCGCCGGCTCGACCTCGACCCGATCGCCTTCCGCGAGCGCAACGCGGTCCGCGAGGGCGACGTGGACCGGAGCGTCGCCATCCTGAAGGACGGCGACAGGTTCGCCCGCGAGATCCGCTCCTGCGGCCTCCGCGAGTGCATCGAGCGCGGCCGGGAGGCCGTCGGCTACGACGAGATCGAGCAGCCCGAGGCGGACCACCTGCACCGCGGCGTCGGCATGGCGCTCATCGCGCAGGGCAGCGGCGTCGCCGGGCGGGAACTCGGCGCGGCCCAGATCAAGATGAACGAAGACGGATCCTTCCACCTCCAGGTCGGCGGCGTCGACACCGGCACCGGCGCGGACACGATGTTCAGCCAGGTCGCCGCGGAGGTGCTCGGCTGCGAGCCGGAGGACGTCGTCGTCACCGCCGCCGACACCGACCTGACGCCGTTCGACTACGGCGCGTACGCCTCCTCGACCACCTACATCAGCGGCCGGGCCGTCAAGAACGCCGCAGAGGACGCCCGGGACCGGCTGCTGCACTGGGCCGCGAAGCTGCTCGACGAGCCGGCGTCGACCCTCGCCACCGGCGACGGGGAGGTGTACAGCGAGGCGACCGGCGAGAGCGTGACGCTGGAGGAGATCGGCTACGAGGCGACATACGGTCACGACGAGCGCGAGCACATCCTGGGCAAGGGGAACCACTCGACCGACGAGAGCCCGCCGCCCTACGGCGCGCAGTTCGTCGACGTCACCGTGGACGAGGATACCGGCGAGTACGAGATAAACGAGATGGTGTTCGCCGCCGACTGCGGCGTCGCCATCAACCCCGCCCTGGTGGAGGGCCAGATCGAAGGCGGCGAGCACATGAGTCTGGAGTTCGCCACGAGCGGCGGCCTGGAGTTCGACGACGAGGGCAACCCCGAGGTACTCGGGTTCCGGGGGTACGGGATGCCGCGCACGACCGACCACCCGCCGATGGAGACGATCGTCGTCGAGACCCACGAACCGACCGGTCCCTTCGGCGCGAAGTCGATCGCCGAGCTGCCCACGAACGGCGTCCCGCCCGCGCTCAGCAACGCGATCCGCGACGCCGTCGGGGTCCGCGTGACCAGCCTCCCCATCACCGCCGAGAAGGTGAAGGACGCGCTCGACGCGAGATGA
- a CDS encoding sulfurtransferase TusA family protein, with protein MTRVDVRGEICPRPALIVRQQLSELEAGDELQVRGDYPPAERNLRRMCRKRGFVVTDAEESGDGDAFELHIEVTEDAEIPEG; from the coding sequence ATGACGCGCGTGGATGTCCGCGGCGAGATCTGCCCCCGCCCGGCGCTGATCGTCCGTCAGCAGCTGTCCGAACTGGAGGCGGGCGACGAACTCCAAGTGCGTGGCGACTACCCGCCCGCGGAGCGCAACCTCCGCCGCATGTGTCGCAAGCGCGGGTTCGTCGTCACCGACGCCGAGGAGAGCGGCGACGGCGACGCCTTCGAGCTGCACATCGAGGTGACCGAGGACGCCGAGATACCGGAGGGGTGA
- the yqeB gene encoding selenium-dependent molybdenum cofactor biosynthesis protein YqeB: MSVFDRVTELKERGEPAAMLTIVEKDGSAPRDVGDRMLVTADDEYGTIGGGTVEHLAVEDARAVLADEAVPGVRTYELEPGGNTGMVCGGSMDVFVERIRGRARLYVAGAGHISVELAPLAQRLGYDVTVVDDREEYADPENFPDATDVIHGDYGETLSELPMTAETSVAVATRSGTFDRRAVAAALDGGAGYVGLVASETKTDHVVESLAEEGYDRRDLARVRAPVGLDLGGSGPADVALAILSEVNADRYGASGRRATRLDLDDLVVVRGGGDLGSGVVYRLHQAGFPVVVTEVPRPTVVRRAVAFGAAMYEDEVSIEGVDARRAADVDEAIGVLEDDAVPVLADPDAAIASELDAAVLVDAIMAKGRTDTGTRRDDADVVIGLGPGFEAGEDVDAVVETDRGHELGRAIYEGRANPYDGEPGERRGYTHERVLRAPGEGPWEPVVEIGDLVSAGDTVGHVGERAVKSEIDGLVRGLVHAGLDVEEGTKLGDVDPRGEDVDPAKISDKALCLGGGALEAVLKLSD; the protein is encoded by the coding sequence ATGAGCGTGTTCGACCGAGTGACGGAGCTGAAGGAGCGCGGCGAGCCGGCCGCCATGCTGACGATCGTCGAGAAGGACGGGAGCGCGCCCCGGGACGTCGGCGACCGGATGCTCGTCACCGCGGACGACGAGTACGGGACGATCGGCGGCGGAACCGTCGAGCACCTCGCCGTTGAGGACGCGCGAGCGGTGCTCGCGGACGAGGCCGTCCCCGGCGTCAGGACCTACGAGCTCGAACCCGGTGGCAACACCGGCATGGTCTGTGGCGGGTCGATGGACGTCTTCGTCGAGCGGATACGCGGGAGGGCACGGCTCTACGTCGCCGGCGCCGGCCACATCAGCGTCGAACTGGCCCCGCTCGCACAGCGGCTGGGCTACGACGTGACGGTCGTCGACGACCGCGAGGAGTACGCCGACCCCGAGAACTTCCCGGACGCGACGGACGTGATCCACGGGGACTACGGGGAGACACTGTCGGAACTGCCGATGACCGCCGAGACCTCCGTGGCCGTCGCGACCCGGAGCGGGACGTTCGACCGGCGCGCCGTCGCCGCCGCGCTCGACGGCGGCGCGGGCTACGTGGGCCTCGTCGCCAGCGAGACGAAGACGGACCACGTCGTCGAGTCGCTCGCCGAGGAGGGGTACGACCGCCGCGACCTCGCCCGCGTCAGGGCGCCGGTCGGCCTCGACCTCGGCGGGAGCGGCCCGGCGGACGTCGCGCTCGCGATCCTCTCGGAGGTGAACGCGGACCGCTACGGCGCCTCCGGGCGGCGTGCGACGCGGCTGGACCTCGACGACCTCGTCGTGGTCCGGGGCGGCGGCGACCTCGGGAGCGGCGTCGTCTACCGGCTGCATCAGGCGGGGTTCCCGGTCGTGGTGACGGAGGTCCCGCGGCCGACCGTCGTCCGGCGGGCGGTGGCGTTCGGCGCCGCGATGTACGAGGACGAGGTCTCGATCGAGGGCGTCGACGCCCGGCGGGCCGCGGACGTGGACGAGGCGATCGGGGTCCTCGAAGACGACGCAGTGCCGGTGCTCGCGGACCCGGACGCCGCGATCGCGTCGGAGCTCGACGCGGCCGTGCTCGTCGACGCGATCATGGCGAAGGGACGCACAGACACCGGAACGCGCCGCGACGACGCGGACGTGGTTATCGGCCTCGGACCCGGGTTCGAGGCCGGCGAGGACGTCGACGCGGTGGTCGAGACCGACCGCGGGCACGAGCTCGGGCGGGCCATCTACGAGGGGCGGGCGAACCCGTACGACGGAGAACCGGGCGAGCGCCGCGGCTACACGCACGAGCGCGTGCTGCGCGCCCCCGGCGAGGGGCCGTGGGAGCCGGTCGTCGAGATCGGCGACCTCGTGTCCGCGGGCGACACCGTCGGTCACGTCGGTGAACGCGCCGTGAAAAGCGAGATAGACGGCCTCGTGCGCGGGCTCGTCCACGCCGGGCTCGACGTCGAAGAGGGGACGAAACTCGGCGACGTCGACCCGCGCGGCGAGGACGTCGACCCCGCGAAGATATCGGACAAGGCGCTCTGTCTCGGCGGCGGCGCGCTGGAGGCCGTGCTGAAGCTCAGCGACTGA
- a CDS encoding DsrE family protein, translated as MKRDVVVLLTKAPYGRVHVPEGLRAARGVAAGFDQHDVTVAFTRDAAYAARAAVDRDALNMHGHVADLLEQGGEMVVDAAAMSERGVDPAEIADDVSVRSGDEIATMIRTADRTLDF; from the coding sequence ATGAAGCGAGACGTCGTCGTGTTGCTGACCAAGGCACCGTACGGCCGCGTTCACGTCCCGGAGGGCCTCCGGGCGGCCCGCGGCGTCGCCGCCGGGTTCGACCAGCACGACGTCACCGTTGCGTTCACGCGCGACGCCGCCTACGCAGCGCGAGCGGCCGTCGACCGGGACGCCCTCAATATGCACGGGCACGTCGCCGACCTGCTGGAGCAGGGCGGGGAGATGGTCGTCGACGCCGCCGCGATGTCGGAGCGCGGCGTCGACCCCGCGGAGATAGCCGACGACGTGTCGGTCCGCTCCGGCGACGAGATAGCGACCATGATCCGAACCGCCGACCGCACACTGGACTTCTGA
- a CDS encoding xanthine dehydrogenase family protein molybdopterin-binding subunit, which translates to MTDEPTDPKPDGGTASQPTTEEPDDFEEHPLEWDEPANNDKAPDERKSVSQPAEKFDDRKLVTGEAKYTADYEERFPDLAHAQVVRSEVSHGRVTAIDTDAAEAMDGVHAVLTPWSDEVPDAKYTSAGQSYPEPSPWDMNVLNEHVRYVGDPVAAVAAEDRETAAAAANAVEVEYEEYDHVVDPEEAFDEDAPQLFDQDEVENEIVGHDYDRNRMSNIEGEIGDVDAALDRDDVHVHETEWETIRQSHAQIEKHTSLAYTDEDDRTVLITSTQVPNHTRRQLAHLFDIPIRDVRVKKPRVGGGFGGKQAMVVEPIPLALSLAADRPVIYEASRDEEFGAMRSRHPMKVRARTAVTDDGEIEAIDLYALSNTGAYGSHGMTVAGNVGSKPMPLYSKVPNARFEADIVHTNTPQTGAMRGYGAPQGTLALEGHLDEVARDLDLDPIEFRRDHYMEVGDLDEIAGMMGGEGAERRIRSCGLDECIERGKAAIGWDDIDQPEEDHLHRGVGMALSAQGTGVAGDELGAAQIMMNEDGSFHLQVGGVDIGTGADTAFIQIAAEVLGCDEDDIIVKSSDTDNTPFDYGAYASSTTYISGMAVKKAAEDAKERILDWASRMLDEPAGNLETEDGEVYSEETGDSVTIEDVGYESVYGHDDREHILGKGTHSTEESPPPFAAQFADVTVDERTGEFEVHKLAVAVDCGVAINPGMAEGQIEGANHMSYEMAVSEGVTVDDEGRAEVSDFDEYGLPSASETPPIESILVETHEPTGPFGAKSVAEVPTNTVPPALSNAVREAVGVRINEMPITAEKIKAKLDER; encoded by the coding sequence ATGACTGACGAACCGACAGACCCCAAGCCCGACGGCGGTACCGCGTCCCAGCCGACGACCGAGGAGCCGGACGACTTCGAGGAGCACCCGCTCGAGTGGGACGAGCCGGCGAACAACGACAAGGCGCCCGACGAGCGAAAGAGCGTCTCGCAACCGGCCGAGAAGTTCGACGACCGGAAGCTCGTCACCGGCGAGGCGAAGTACACCGCGGACTACGAGGAGCGGTTCCCGGACCTGGCGCACGCCCAGGTCGTGCGGAGCGAGGTCTCGCACGGCCGCGTCACGGCGATCGACACCGACGCGGCCGAGGCGATGGACGGGGTCCACGCCGTCCTCACGCCGTGGTCCGACGAGGTCCCGGACGCGAAGTACACGAGCGCGGGCCAGTCGTACCCCGAGCCCAGCCCGTGGGACATGAACGTGCTCAACGAGCACGTGCGCTACGTGGGCGATCCCGTCGCCGCCGTCGCCGCGGAGGACCGGGAGACGGCGGCGGCCGCGGCCAACGCCGTCGAGGTGGAGTACGAGGAGTACGACCACGTGGTCGACCCCGAGGAGGCGTTCGACGAGGACGCCCCGCAGCTGTTCGATCAGGACGAGGTGGAAAACGAGATCGTCGGCCACGACTACGACCGCAACCGGATGTCCAACATCGAGGGCGAGATCGGCGACGTGGACGCCGCCCTCGACCGCGACGACGTCCACGTCCACGAGACCGAGTGGGAGACGATCCGCCAGTCCCACGCGCAGATCGAGAAGCACACGTCGCTCGCCTACACCGACGAGGACGACCGCACGGTGCTCATCACCAGCACGCAGGTGCCGAACCACACCCGCCGGCAGCTGGCGCACCTGTTCGACATCCCGATCCGGGACGTCCGCGTGAAGAAGCCCCGCGTCGGCGGGGGCTTCGGCGGCAAACAGGCAATGGTCGTCGAGCCGATCCCGCTCGCGCTGTCGCTCGCGGCCGACCGACCCGTCATCTACGAGGCCTCCCGCGACGAGGAGTTCGGCGCCATGCGCTCGCGCCACCCGATGAAAGTCCGGGCGCGGACGGCCGTCACGGACGACGGCGAGATCGAGGCCATCGACCTGTACGCGCTCTCGAACACGGGCGCGTACGGGAGCCACGGCATGACGGTCGCCGGCAACGTCGGCAGCAAGCCGATGCCGCTGTACTCGAAGGTGCCGAACGCCCGCTTCGAGGCCGACATCGTGCACACGAACACGCCCCAGACCGGCGCGATGCGGGGCTACGGCGCGCCGCAGGGGACGCTCGCGCTCGAAGGCCACCTGGACGAGGTCGCGCGCGACCTCGATCTCGACCCGATCGAGTTCCGTCGGGACCACTACATGGAGGTCGGTGACCTGGACGAGATCGCCGGCATGATGGGCGGCGAGGGCGCCGAACGCCGGATCCGCTCCTGCGGGCTCGACGAGTGCATCGAGCGCGGCAAGGCGGCGATCGGGTGGGACGATATCGACCAGCCTGAAGAGGACCACCTGCACCGCGGCGTCGGCATGGCGCTGTCGGCGCAGGGGACCGGCGTCGCCGGCGACGAGCTCGGCGCGGCCCAGATCATGATGAACGAGGACGGATCCTTCCACCTCCAGGTCGGCGGCGTCGACATCGGCACCGGTGCGGACACGGCGTTCATCCAGATCGCCGCGGAGGTGCTCGGCTGCGACGAGGACGACATCATCGTCAAGTCCTCTGACACCGACAACACGCCGTTCGACTACGGCGCGTACGCCTCCTCGACCACCTACATCAGCGGCATGGCCGTGAAGAAGGCCGCCGAGGACGCCAAGGAGCGCATCCTCGACTGGGCGTCGCGGATGCTCGACGAGCCCGCGGGGAACCTGGAGACGGAGGACGGCGAGGTGTACAGCGAGGAGACCGGCGACTCGGTCACGATCGAAGACGTCGGCTACGAGTCGGTGTACGGCCACGACGACCGCGAGCACATCCTCGGGAAAGGCACCCACTCCACGGAGGAGAGCCCCCCGCCGTTCGCGGCGCAGTTCGCCGACGTCACCGTCGACGAGCGGACGGGCGAGTTCGAGGTGCACAAGCTGGCGGTCGCGGTCGACTGCGGCGTCGCGATCAACCCCGGGATGGCCGAAGGGCAGATCGAAGGCGCGAACCACATGAGCTACGAGATGGCCGTCAGCGAAGGGGTCACGGTCGACGACGAGGGGCGCGCCGAGGTATCCGACTTCGACGAGTACGGCCTCCCCTCGGCGTCGGAGACGCCGCCGATCGAGAGCATCCTCGTCGAAACCCACGAGCCGACCGGCCCGTTCGGCGCGAAGTCCGTCGCGGAGGTGCCGACCAACACCGTGCCGCCCGCGCTGAGCAACGCCGTCCGCGAGGCGGTCGGCGTCCGCATCAACGAGATGCCGATCACCGCGGAGAAGATCAAGGCGAAACTCGACGAGCGGTAA